From the uncultured Pseudodesulfovibrio sp. genome, the window GGCACCGTGACCCTGGAGACCGCGCTCATCGGCACCCCGGTGGCCGTGGCCTACAAGGTCTCGCCCCTGTCCGAGCTGATCGGGCGGCTGCTGGTCAACGTCAAGTACATCTCCCTGCCCAACCTCATCGTGGACCGGGAGCTGTACCCGGAATTCATCGGCAAGGAGGCCACCCCGGAGAACCTGGCCGCGACCGCCCGCAAGTGGCTGGACGACCCGGAGGCCTATGGGGCTGTCAAGGCGGGCCTCGGCGGGCTGCGCACCATGGTCGGCGAGCCGGGTGCGCCCGGACGCGCGGCGCGGATCATCCTTGACGACCTCCGGTCCCTGAACGGCTGACTGGCTCGGCCCCGTAATTTCTGCTAACCGGTAATGCCATGAACCGTTTCGCCCTCCCCAATATCCTGCCGGACTGCGCGCCCGTCCAGCCCGAATTCCAGCGCCATTTCTCCGGCTGGCAACTGGGCATGGGCTCGGCCGAGGCCGTGGCCGGGCTGCTGCCCGGCCTGTTCCTGCTGAGCGAGGAGAACCCCGGCTGCCGCAGCGCGGCCATGGGCATGGCCCTGTGGGGGATGCAGGCGTACCCGCTGGGCAACGCCATGCCCCAGTGGGGGATCAAGGCGATCAACCTGGGGCTCAAGGCGGACCCGGCCCTGGCCCGGCTCATGGTCGCGGTCTCGAAACTGGAGCACCCCGAAGAGGGCGAGGCCACGGACACCTGGTACGAGCTGGCGCGCCAGGACGACCGGGGGCTGATCCTCCGCTTCCTGGCGGCGGTCCTGGCCGATCCGACGCGCGGTCCGGGCTGGCTCGGCTACGTCTGGCAAGACCTCATCCACCTGGGCAGGCCGGAGATTCCCAAGGCCGCCCTGGACCTGGTCCGCTGGACCGGCGACACCCTGCCGCTCAAGACTCGCATGGAGGCGGAGTTCGCCCTTCACTGCCTCCCGCCGGACGAGGCGCTGGAGACCATCGAGGGGCTGGACCCGAACGTCTGGGGGCTGTGGCGGACCTATGCGGCGGGCGAGACGCTCCTGCGCATGGGCCGCAGGGGCGAGGCCAAGGCGGCCCTGGCCGGGCTGTGGCAAGCCATCCCCTGGCACGTCAACCTGACCCTGAAGGTGCACGATATTTTCCGGCCCGCCCCACTGGCCGACACCGCCGACACCGGGGACGCGGCCATTCTGGTCTATTCGTGGAACAAGGCCGACCTGCTGGCCGACACCCTGGATTCACTGCTCAAGAGCGAGTTCGGCGCGGCAAAGGTCTTCGCCCTGAACAACGGCTCCACGGACCACACCGCGCGGGTCCTGGCCGAGGCTATGCAGCGGTTCGGCGCGGACCGGATGCATGTCGAGACCCTGCCGATCAACGTGGGCGCGCCGGCCGCGCGCAACTGGCTGCTCTCCCTTTCGGAGGTTCGGGCCAGAAAATGGGCGGCCTTCCTGGACGACGACATCGTGCTGCCCGAGGACTGGCTCCTGCGGCTGCTGGGCCCGGTGAAGGGACGCAACGACATCGGGGCCGCGGGCTGCCGGATCACGGCGGCCAGGCCACCCTACGGGCTGCAATCCGCGGACTACAACCTCTTTTCCACCCCGCCCGGGGAGACCGCGCCGGGGGCGCTGCCCAACCGGGTGCTGGTCTGCGACAACTGCGCCGGAGCCCTGGACTCGGGGCTGTTCACTTACTCCCGCCCCTGCCTGTCCGTGTCCGGCTGCTGCCATCTGGTCAACCTGCGCTCCATCGAGCGGACCGGGGGGTTCGACCTGCGCTACACCCCGTCGCAATTCGACGACCTGGACCGCGACCTGCGCGCCTCGCTGAACGGGACGCCCGCCCTGTACGTCGGGGGACTGGCCATCCGCCACGTTCAGCACTCCTCCCTGGCCAAGTCCAGGACCGCCGGACAGATAGGCCAGGTCATGGGCAACAAGCTCAAGCTCGACACCAAGTATTCCGACGAGGAGCTGGCCCGGCTGGCGCGCGAGAACCGCGACCTGCTGTGGGCCGACCTGACGGAGAAATCCCGCTTCCTCATGGACCGCCTGGGCTTGACCCGGCGCGGCTGAGTGCCTACTTCATCCCTTCACGAAAACAAGGGAGCCCGCTCATGGAAGACGTCCGCATCTACTGCGACTTTCACCGCATCACGCCGGAGATATACGAACAGCTCAAGGGGATGATCCCCTTTGACCAGGTGGACTACGACGGCGATGTCCTGCGCCTGGACCACGAGGGCCACTACATCCTCATCGACGACTTCATCGAGACCGTCAGCAACCTCCTGCCCGAGAACGGATACGGCCACGTGGAGTTCATCGACCAGCTGGAATGGGAGGTCACCCGCTACACCGTCAAGCCCGGCAAGATCGAGTCCAAGGTGATCAAGGTCGACAACGTCCTCGACGCCCACCAGCGCGACCACGGCCTCTAGCCCAACTCCCCACAGCCCACAGAAAAAGGGACCGTCCCCAGGACGGTCCCTTTCTTTTTTATTACCCTAACAAAGGCTTTCGAGAGTGGGTCGAATGTGTCGATTTCGCGGTATGCGCCTACCGCAGCCGTACCCCAGTACGGCGAGGACAGGGCGTAACCGCGAAAGCGGCGCAGGCGGCCCGCTATCGGAAGCCGACGCACACCCTACATAAGGGCATTCCAGAGCATGCGCGTGCCGACCAGATAGAGCAGGATGGCGAAGATCTTCTTGAGCTTCGCCACCGGCAGGGAGTGCGCCAGCTTGGCCCCGTAGGGCGCGGTCAGCATGCTGGTGACGATGATGCCGAGCAGGGCCGGAATGTAGACATAGCCGATGTGCGGGCCAGGGATGCCGGCCACGGACCAGCCGTTGATGACGTATCCGGCGGTGCCGGCCAGGGCGATGGGCAGCCCCACGGCGGCGGCAGTGGCGATGGCCGCGTGCATGGTCAGGTTGCACCAGGACAGGAACGGCACGGTCAGGGTGCCGCCGCCGATGCCGACCAGGGCCGAGAAGATGCCGATGCCGCTGCCCGCCGCGAAGGTGCCCGCGTTGCCGGGCAGCTCATGGGACCCCTTGGGCTTGATGTTCAGTAGCATCTGGGTGGCCACGTAGTAGAGGAACAGGCCGAAGAACACCTTCAGGAACAGGGTGGACAGCAGGGACGCCACCCAGGAGCCGAGGTAGGTGCCGACGATGATGCCGGGGGTCAGCCGCCAGAAGGCGGTGTAGTTGATGGCCCCGCGCTTGTGATGGGCGCGCATGCTGGAGAGGGAGGTGAAGATGATGGTCGCCATGGAGGTGCCGAGCGCCACATGCTGGATGTGCTCCATGGGGAAGTTCTGCCACTCGAACGCGAAGTTGAGCATGGGCACGATGACCAGTCCGCCGCCGATGCCCAGAAGCCCGGCCAGGACCCCGGCCACCGCGCCAAGGACGATGTACAGAAGATAGGTGGTGATCACGGCCCCCCCCTAGAACAGGACGTTGGTGTCGATGGACTCGATGTCCTTGCAGCCGGTCAGGACCATGGCCCCGGAGAGCTGCGCCCGAAGGGTCTCGAAGTACTTGGTCACCCCTTCGGTCAGCCCGCCCACGGCGGCCACGGACACCGGGCGGCCGATGAGTACGCCGTTGGCGCCCAGGGCCAGCATCTTGAGCACGTCCGCGCCGGTGCGGATGCCGCCGTCCACCAGGATGACGATCTTGCCGTGGGCGTGCTCCACGACCTCGGGCAGGACCTCGGCGGTGCCGGGGGTGTGGTCGAGCACGCGCCCGCCGTGGTTGGAGACCACGATGGCGTCCGCGCCCACCTCGGCGGCCAGCTCGGCCTCATCCGGGGTCATGACCCCCTTGAGGATGAACTTGGCACCCCAGGAGTGGACCTTGTCGATGATCTTCTTCAGCTCTCCGGCGGGCTTGGGGGCCACGGGGCGGCCCATCTGGCGCAGGGTGATGAGCCCGGCGGCGTCCACGTCCATGCCGAACACGGTGCAGCCGGTTCCGCGCGCCTTCTCCAGCTTCTCGTCCAGCTCCGCCCCTTCCCAGGGCTTGATGAACGGGATGCCCCTACCGCCGTTTTCGGCGATGGCCGAGAACCCGGACTCATGGATGACGGGCGGCACGCCGTCGCCGGTGCAGCCGATGACACCGGCCTTGGCGCAACCCGTGACCACGGCGCTGGCGTAGTCCTCCTCGGACACGCCGCCGCCCATGTTGAAGGACACGCCGCCGATGGGCGCGGCCAGGACCGGCATGGAGAGATCATATCCGAGCAGCGAGACGGAGGTGTCCGGCTCGGCGGCGTCGTGGAGCAGCCGCATGTTCAGCCGGTAGCCCTCCAGGGCCTCCAGGTTGGCCTTGAAGGACGCGCCGGTCCCCAGGCCGCCCATGCCCGGCACTTCGCCCGCACAGGCGCGGCCGTCGCAGACCTTGCAGACCCGGCAGAAACCCTTCATCATCTCACGCGCTTTGTCTTTAATTTCCTTCATCTCTATCTCCTTGAAAGTATTCCTCTTTGATTATCAAAGATAATTCGTTCAACTTCATCCAGATGTTCCCGCATGGCGCGCTCGGCCTGCATGGCGTGGCCGTGCTTGACCGCCTCCACGATGGCCCGGTGGGCGGCCAGGGAGGCCTTCTGCCGCTGGGAGGACTGGACCCCCTCGGCCCGGCTCCTGGAAAAGCCCTCGTGCAGCGCCGTGACCATCTCACGCAGCACCGGATTGCCGGACGCCTCGGCCAGGGCCTGATGGAACTGATGGTCGAATCCGGCTCCGGTCCCTCCGGTCATAATGGCCTGCTCCTGCTCCATGAGGATCGCCTCCAGCCGCGTCTTGGCGTCGGGCGACCCGTTGCGCGCGGCCAGGGCCGCTATCTCCGGCTCCAGCATCTTGCGCACCTCGAACACGTCGTGCAGGCCGTAATTGCCCGCCAGCACGGCCTCGATCAGGGACCCTTCCCTGGACCCGCCGTCCCGCTCGCTGACAAAGGTCCCCGCCCCCTGGCGGCTGGCCAGGAGCCCGGACTCGGACAAAATCTTGATCCCCTCCCGGACCGTGGTCCGGGACACGCCGAACTGCTCGGCGAGCTTGCGCTCGGCGGGCAGCCGGTCGCCGGGCCGCAGCCGTCCGCGTTCGATCATCTCCTTGATCTGGCTGACGACTTCGCCGGACATGGTTTTTCTCTGTATCGGCATTGCTTCCATAATCCGTCCCTCGCAAATTGGTTGGACCAATCCCGACTAGCCCACGTTGACCCGGTAGTCAACCGAAAATTTCGGTACACCCGGAAGGTGAATGCATGAAAAACGGGAAAGGGCTGGACTTTTGACGTTGGAGGGCGTTAAGGGGACGCGGGTCGCAGAGGATGCTTTTTTGCGGCAAAATAGGGAATTGCGGTCCCAGGAAGACGGTTTTCACCTCAAATTCAGCCGATTTTACGGCGAAACACATATCATCATGGACAACCTACAAAAAAAGTACGGATTCTGGACTGCGACCGCCATGGTCGTGGGCATCGTCATCGGCTCGGGCGTTTTCTTCAAGGCGGACAACGTGCTGGAGGCCTCGGGCGGCTCCCTGCCCACGGCGCTCCTGGCCTGGCTCATCGGCGGCGCGATCATGGTCGTGACCGCCTACGTGTTCTCGCGCATCGCAACCCGCGTGGAGCGGATCAACGGCGTGGTGGACTATTTCGAGCAGGCATATGGGCAGAAGGCCGGGTACTACGTGGCCTGGTTCATGACCTTCATCTACTACCCCACCCTGGTGGCGGTTCTGGCCTGGGTCTCGGCCAACTACACCCAGGGACTGCTCGGCCTCGACAACGCGGTCTGGCCCATCGCCTTCGTCTACCTGACCGGCTTCTTCCTGCTCAACTTCTTCTCCCCGGTCCTGGCCGGACGCTGGCAGGTGACCTCCACCGCGGTCAAGCTCATCCCTCTGATCCTGGTGGCCGCCGTGGGCACGGTCACCGGCCTGTCCAACGGGCTGACCATGGAGAACTTCACCACCGCCGCCAAGACCGTGTCCGGCGGGGGCGGGCTGGCCATGGCCACGCTGTCCACGGCGTTCGCCTACGAGGGCTGGATCATCGCCACGGTCATCAACGCGGAGCTGAAGGACGCCAAGCGGACCCTGCCCCGCGCCCTGGTTGTCGGGACCATCGCCGTGGTGGTCATCTACATGCTCTATTACCTGGGCATCTCCGGCGTGCTGACCAACGACCAGGTCCTGGCCGAGGGCGACGCCGCCCCGGTGCGGGTCATCTCCCTGATCTTCGGACGGCTGGGCGGCACCCTGCTGACGGTCTTCGTCATCATCTCCTGCCTGGGCACCCTGAACGGGCTGATCATGGGCTCGGCGCGCGGCATGTTTTCCATCGCCTCCCGCGACCTCGGCCCCCGGCCCGACCTGTTCCGGCGCATCAACCCGGTGAACAACTGCACCACCCACTCGGCCATGATTGGCTACGTGCTGTCCTGCCTGTGGCTCATGGTCTGGTACGGCAACTTCGCGGGCTGGTGGGGCGACTTCATGGACATCTCCGAGCTGCCCATCGCCTTCCTCTACGTCATCTACATCTCGCTCTACCTCTGGGTCATGAAGACCTTCACCGACCTCGGCTCGTTCAGCCGCTACGTCTGCCCGGGCCTGGCGGGCG encodes:
- a CDS encoding glycosyltransferase; protein product: MNRFALPNILPDCAPVQPEFQRHFSGWQLGMGSAEAVAGLLPGLFLLSEENPGCRSAAMGMALWGMQAYPLGNAMPQWGIKAINLGLKADPALARLMVAVSKLEHPEEGEATDTWYELARQDDRGLILRFLAAVLADPTRGPGWLGYVWQDLIHLGRPEIPKAALDLVRWTGDTLPLKTRMEAEFALHCLPPDEALETIEGLDPNVWGLWRTYAAGETLLRMGRRGEAKAALAGLWQAIPWHVNLTLKVHDIFRPAPLADTADTGDAAILVYSWNKADLLADTLDSLLKSEFGAAKVFALNNGSTDHTARVLAEAMQRFGADRMHVETLPINVGAPAARNWLLSLSEVRARKWAAFLDDDIVLPEDWLLRLLGPVKGRNDIGAAGCRITAARPPYGLQSADYNLFSTPPGETAPGALPNRVLVCDNCAGALDSGLFTYSRPCLSVSGCCHLVNLRSIERTGGFDLRYTPSQFDDLDRDLRASLNGTPALYVGGLAIRHVQHSSLAKSRTAGQIGQVMGNKLKLDTKYSDEELARLARENRDLLWADLTEKSRFLMDRLGLTRRG
- a CDS encoding sulfite exporter TauE/SafE family protein; the encoded protein is MITTYLLYIVLGAVAGVLAGLLGIGGGLVIVPMLNFAFEWQNFPMEHIQHVALGTSMATIIFTSLSSMRAHHKRGAINYTAFWRLTPGIIVGTYLGSWVASLLSTLFLKVFFGLFLYYVATQMLLNIKPKGSHELPGNAGTFAAGSGIGIFSALVGIGGGTLTVPFLSWCNLTMHAAIATAAAVGLPIALAGTAGYVINGWSVAGIPGPHIGYVYIPALLGIIVTSMLTAPYGAKLAHSLPVAKLKKIFAILLYLVGTRMLWNALM
- a CDS encoding alpha-hydroxy-acid oxidizing protein, translated to MKEIKDKAREMMKGFCRVCKVCDGRACAGEVPGMGGLGTGASFKANLEALEGYRLNMRLLHDAAEPDTSVSLLGYDLSMPVLAAPIGGVSFNMGGGVSEEDYASAVVTGCAKAGVIGCTGDGVPPVIHESGFSAIAENGGRGIPFIKPWEGAELDEKLEKARGTGCTVFGMDVDAAGLITLRQMGRPVAPKPAGELKKIIDKVHSWGAKFILKGVMTPDEAELAAEVGADAIVVSNHGGRVLDHTPGTAEVLPEVVEHAHGKIVILVDGGIRTGADVLKMLALGANGVLIGRPVSVAAVGGLTEGVTKYFETLRAQLSGAMVLTGCKDIESIDTNVLF
- a CDS encoding FadR/GntR family transcriptional regulator; the encoded protein is MPIQRKTMSGEVVSQIKEMIERGRLRPGDRLPAERKLAEQFGVSRTTVREGIKILSESGLLASRQGAGTFVSERDGGSREGSLIEAVLAGNYGLHDVFEVRKMLEPEIAALAARNGSPDAKTRLEAILMEQEQAIMTGGTGAGFDHQFHQALAEASGNPVLREMVTALHEGFSRSRAEGVQSSQRQKASLAAHRAIVEAVKHGHAMQAERAMREHLDEVERIIFDNQRGILSRR
- a CDS encoding APC family permease; this translates as MDNLQKKYGFWTATAMVVGIVIGSGVFFKADNVLEASGGSLPTALLAWLIGGAIMVVTAYVFSRIATRVERINGVVDYFEQAYGQKAGYYVAWFMTFIYYPTLVAVLAWVSANYTQGLLGLDNAVWPIAFVYLTGFFLLNFFSPVLAGRWQVTSTAVKLIPLILVAAVGTVTGLSNGLTMENFTTAAKTVSGGGGLAMATLSTAFAYEGWIIATVINAELKDAKRTLPRALVVGTIAVVVIYMLYYLGISGVLTNDQVLAEGDAAPVRVISLIFGRLGGTLLTVFVIISCLGTLNGLIMGSARGMFSIASRDLGPRPDLFRRINPVNNCTTHSAMIGYVLSCLWLMVWYGNFAGWWGDFMDISELPIAFLYVIYISLYLWVMKTFTDLGSFSRYVCPGLAGAGSVYIIWGAVQKAMFIHFLILSLLILGAGVFLMHGRRPRNTKRR